The following is a genomic window from Nicotiana tabacum cultivar K326 chromosome 3, ASM71507v2, whole genome shotgun sequence.
CAAGCATCAATGGTTGATTCCAAGGTTCGAATcagtgacctataggtcacacggaaaTAACTTTACCGTTGTTCCACGTCTCCCCTTGGGTAAAATTCATTAATAGtgaaatttttaaataaatcattaataataGTATTCCCCACATGACATAATTCCTAAGCAGCCGGACAgtagttttgaattttatttttttgattgctAACAACTGGACAGTAGTTTTTGTTAGTCTCACTCATCCTCTTCTGGTTCTTTATAGCTTACACAGATAGTTAAAGGAACGGATGACATATATCAGACACATGTAAACCAAAATAATCTCACATCGACAATTAGGAGAAGTTACAATGAAAAGTAGACAGCCCTTTTATTCtacttttttgaaatatttttcttACAATACTTCTACTTTAGTGTAGTCAAAGCCACCAAGTTGGACTAGctaaactcttttttttcaaatcacaGCCAATAATTTATCAATCAACTGTCCTAGAAAAACAGAAGATGAGCCATTTTCCTTCCAAACTTCCTTGCATTTTTCACTCATTGTCTTAAACCTTTGTCTCACCTCACCGTCACCATCCATCAAATTTTTAACCCCATTTGCCACTTCTTCTGATAAAACCAATGTGTTGCCATCTCTGTAATCCATTGTGATTTCCACAGCCAATTTTAACTCTTTCACCATTTCAAATGCATTCAAGTGTTGCTCAGCATATATAGGCCATGTCCCAATTGGCACCCCATAGTATAAACTTTCAAGAATTGAATTCCAACCACAATGTGACACAAATCCTCCAATGGCTTTGTGGGCCAAGATTGTCACTTGTGGGACCAACCCACATATTAAACCTCTCCCTTTTGTTGCTTCTAAAAAACCATAAGGTAAAATTTCCTCTAGATTAGTATAATCATTTGGAAGTTCTCTCTTGTCCTTTGGTGCTTCCCTAATTGCCCACAAAAAAGGATGCCCTGATTTTTCCAAACCTTTTGCTATTTCTTTCACTTGTGAAATATTAAGACTTCCCATACTTCCAAAACTCAAGAAAACTACTGATGATGGATCTTGATTATCAAGCCATTTCATTACATTTTCATGACCCCACAAATCTTGATGCCATTGAGCTGGTCCATTATGGTCTAACACTGGTCCAATAGGATAAACTGGTGGTACAACATCAGCAGCAGCCTTTACTAATGAGTTTAAACAATAAGGTTCAAGTtcttgaaatgtatttacaacaATACCCTTGGTTTCTTTATACCTTCTTGCATGATGTAGGAACCAAGAGTAAccatctatttttctatttagcaTAAATGAAGGGAAAATATTTACAGGGACAGGATTGGAAAAACCAAGAATATTGAAATGAGTGGCTGAATCTTTGAACTCAGTGTTAATACTAACTTGAGCATCTAAAGTTGGGAGGTGACACATGAAGCTCAAGAAAGTAGCAGGAGAAGCAAAGTAAAGATAACATGGGATGTTTAGTTCCTTAGCAGCATCAATAAATGGGGTACAAAACATGTCAATAAAGAATCCAACAACTTGGCCCGAGCCCGAGTCTGAAATAAGGTTAACAAGTGCATCTTTGACTTGTGATGTATGATTTTGTATCAGTAATGATAAGAAGCCTATAGTGGCATCAAATTGATCGAGGGACGGCGGATCCGCCGTGGGGAGGGAGAGAAAATGGACGTTTCCGGTGGCAGCGGCAGCGGCGAGAAAGTCATTGTAGGATTGGACAAGTGGCCTTTGAGGGATGCTGATTAAGAGTATGGTGGCTGAAAAGTTTTGGTTTGTTTGAGTCAAGTCTTTAGCAAACTCAATGGTTGGAACAAGGTTGCCAAGTGCTGGTGTTGAAATGAACACTACCTTTGCTTTTTTCATGGTTGGTTTTTTAGTCTTTGGATTTTGGTTTTTGTTTGGTTTTTGGTTTGAAGTAATTGGAGATAAGGTGGTCACTATATAAAGTGTTGTCTTCTAGATATAAGCCCTTAGTTTTGGAATCTTTCTTTCCGCTGGAGATCTAGGATTTTTAGTTCTTCAACCTATAATTAAAGTTATGAGTTCTTATCtactatttattatttctttctttctaattatgtgaacctgtttgattgggcacagagtttaagaataAAATGAAGACTTTTATAATTTGTGGTCCAAATGGGGCccagaatatttgtgtggttataaaagcttctcattaagggtagagttataactttaagctaaattgttatcaaatttagaaagggttcattctttttggaacggactaaaaagaaaataggttcacataaactggaacagaggaagtacaattttagtgattttttacacataaatttatattCCGCGTTGAAAGTGCTAAATTCAGTTGAACCCGATAGTTTTATGTTGCATCCGCCACTGCAATGGAGTAAGTATATATTCTTTAATTGAACACTATAATAGTACAACATAAGAAAGTTATTATAATAAATAACTGGTGAGCTCATTAGGTAGGTCACTCTATGTATTCAATTTTCAATTGGTAGTAGGTGGGAGTAGATATAAAAGTTGTTGTTCACCATAGTATAAGTTGAATATATCTAGTCTTGGGATGGAGTTACCTTTAATTAAGaagattttaattttaatatgaGATTTTTTGGTGCGAATTTTAATTTAATCGGACTTCAATACAAGTACTGAATATCGAATaagaaaccaaaaaaatatatcATGCATGACAAAGGCTATCATCTTaatcaagaaataaataaataaacacataaaaagaaaaaagggaaaatcaaAAGTTATGTATATGGGAATAGTACTCCAAGCTAACAATAAGCTTTTGTCTAGCAAGCTTTTCAATTTCGATATTCCTATTacgtttgttttgcgtttttaTTCCAAGTCATCTTTGACCAATATTCatgattattttaaaaattaaagttgCTTTtggttttggattattttatgcGGTACTGAATGATCTAagcttcatttttttttctttgaaaaacTACGGTGAGTATCATATTACGAAATTTcttacaaaaattttaaaaagtcaAATTAGGCTCTTTGACCAGGAGCAAATTAAATTAGCTCATTGATTTTGCATGCAAGAACTAACATAAAAATTTGAATTACTCCCCAGTAGGGTGTCCATAGTTCAGTTTGGATAGATTTTTCcgtaaaaagaaaccaaaccaagcaagtcgatttttgaaatattggaaccaaatcaaaccaattaactCGATGTTTTATCGATTCGTTTTATGTCTACTTTTATcgattttttgattatttttttttatcgattttttttaaagatgagatatacactaccaaacacattcCGGCGACTATATTTTCAACGTAACATTATCAAACCAATTGCTTTTTGAGAAATCTATCGTTtactaagatatattgatgataattgaatcaaatagtgacaaataatttaaggattcaagtaaaaatagatttttttttacatgaaaTGGATTCTTGTACTTAGTAAAAGAAAACAACAACTAAAATATAAAGGCAAGGaactagattattataatagcaacggATTAGACTAAAAGTGCAAACGGTTAACATGTATCATAAAATTTGAGAAActttatatatgtgtgtgtgtgtgtgtgtaataataaattttaaatagttACTTCttgttagtaaactgtatttgtaaaataattctggaaaatataaatTAACATAAACAGAAACAGAattttaatccgagcccactgaatttacagtgtttccttaagaaatTTAGTCCCCTCCTTAGTacccaaggttgtggattatttcctcctaggatagaacgaattacacactagtacagtggtacttcaaaccccagtgtttcagcgaacacaaagttcggtagcaaattacacttactgttgctttctttgaagttaaaatatgcagaaaaaaggagaagaactcaGAAATTTCGTATGAAAATTTTGAGCAGAAtggacttgtatttatagccaaagttgggctgaaatctgaagaggtgcaactcttcagaatggttgtttttgcaaaaCGGCCAAagaataaatgacataacataaaTGGCGCTCAGGTGCGCTTAAAGTCTTATTGCCTATATCTTATCTTAAGACGAGATCGCCACCCCGCCTGCTTTAATCTCAAATAGGGCGCAAATTGAGGTGAACAGACTGGACCGAACCTCCCTATGTCAAGAGCTTTTGGCTCTTCACAAGAGAGCACTGGGTCGTAACACCGGAAAACTGCGCCGTTATTAGTTATTATATtgctatttactcaacaataaagaggaaaaattgaaggGTAGTTAATTTTCTATTACAAAAACAGAAAACTGAAAGTTAAATAACTgaattggatttaatattaatatttattttaatattaatattttattattaaaccAATTATTTAATAACATTCTGTTAATATTtacaattaacaaataaatttggtccaaaaaattaatcaatcaatcattttaccaaatccgaagccgaagccgaacgAGCGACGGCGACAATggtgcgaggcttgccttcttctcaactctttaagagctaaaagaagagcaattgcttatatacccataaaaaacctcttcctcttctaatatgggacaatgtccctttgccaagggagGAAACtaaaatttcacttaaaattttcatttccctccatttcctaTTCACTCTATTTTAAGCATATCATatacttaaaatcccaacaatcccccacatgaatggagaatggctatatcacggaaatatgcatgaaaattgtgtgattcgcaagcaaggattaattgcatctgaataagtaggtttccctttgaactttccgtagtgaacttatgtcggatatattCGGTCAATCGATAgctttgatatctttgaaccgtcgaactttggtgtatacctagacaactataagtcacacaaccaacccttaaccgtctttggttctcattgttgtgttcgtttcagccatgaacacctcctggtttcataagtgcatagagaactggccttacaaagttctccttgaagcggctcacacttcacacttacataggtgatttctaaacgtgtcatctcgtagatacactatttgatataccccgtatcaaatttaaaaattattaaaaagccttaatgttttatccttggtacttgTCTCATCACAAGAATGGACCAAaagtttagttgacaatgttgaaccgtcattaatgactttgtttgatctccttgaacctagatcttgggatctccagtcttctaggtagagttactgcTACTATGACTTATTCTtagccatagtcccattccccttgataatttctcaactacctctctagttaggccttctgtaagtggatccgacacattatcacttgactttacataatcaatcgtgataattcctctagagagtaattatctaacggttttatgtcttcgtcgtatatgacgagatttaccgttatacataacgctcccagcccttccaattgccatTTGACTATCGCAacgtatgcatattggtgccaacggtttgggccaaaatagaatatcttccaagaaattccggagccattcagcttcttcaccggctttatctaaggctatgaattcagcctccattgtagagcgagcaatacaagtttgtttggacgacttctaagataccgctcctccaccaatagtgaatacatatccacttgtggacttggaATCAGTTGAACAgatgatccaatttgcatcacagtatccctcaatcactacatgatatttactgtagtgcaaagcaaagccctgggtatgttctaaatatcccaaaacttgtttcattgccatccaatgagattgacctggattgcttgTATaccgactcaatttacttatagcacaagttatatctggtcgtgtacaattcatgatgtacattaagcatcccaacacacgagcataatccaattgtgatatgctttggcctttgttctttgctaatgcaaaattcacgtcaattggagtatttgaaactttaaattctaagtgcttgaatttttcaagtattgccttaatataatgagattgtgacaatgccagaccttgaggagtcttatgggtcttaatccccagaattaaatcagcaactctcaagtccttcatatcaaacttgctagttagcatacgcttagtagcatttatgttggcaatgtcattactcattatcagcatatcatccacatataagcaaacaatgactatgtgatttggaacatttttaatatacacacatttatcacattcatttgtcttaaaatcatttgacaacattgtttggtcaaatttcgcatgccattgtttgggtgcttgttttaatctgtaaagggacttaacaagtctacatactttcttttctttacctggaaccacaaacccttcaggttgttccatgtataTTTCTTCCTCTAACTCTCTATTTAAGAAGGCTTTCTTAACATCCATTTTATGAATTTCAAAACCATAAACTATAACTAACGCTACTAACGTTCGTATGGACGCAATTCTTGTAACTTGAGAGTATGTATCGAAATAGTCAAAACCTTCTCATTGTCTATACCATTTaaccacaagtcttgccttaaatttgtcaatagtgccatcatctttcattttcttcttaaagatccatttagaacccaacggtttatttccaggaggaagatcaaccaattcccatgtatggttgttcagtatagattctatttcactactgactgcctctttccaaaacaatgatttcGAAGAAGatatagcttctttaaatgtttgaggcttaTTTTCcgataagaaagtcacaaaatctggacCAAATGAAGTAGATgtttgtaatgacctgaccggtcgttttgagcttttgtactttGCTCATTAGTTTTCGGGCATGACTT
Proteins encoded in this region:
- the LOC107827394 gene encoding UDP-glycosyltransferase 43-like, with the protein product MKKAKVVFISTPALGNLVPTIEFAKDLTQTNQNFSATILLISIPQRPLVQSYNDFLAAAAATGNVHFLSLPTADPPSLDQFDATIGFLSLLIQNHTSQVKDALVNLISDSGSGQVVGFFIDMFCTPFIDAAKELNIPCYLYFASPATFLSFMCHLPTLDAQVSINTEFKDSATHFNILGFSNPVPVNIFPSFMLNRKIDGYSWFLHHARRYKETKGIVVNTFQELEPYCLNSLVKAAADVVPPVYPIGPVLDHNGPAQWHQDLWGHENVMKWLDNQDPSSVVFLSFGSMGSLNISQVKEIAKGLEKSGHPFLWAIREAPKDKRELPNDYTNLEEILPYGFLEATKGRGLICGLVPQVTILAHKAIGGFVSHCGWNSILESLYYGVPIGTWPIYAEQHLNAFEMVKELKLAVEITMDYRDGNTLVLSEEVANGVKNLMDGDGEVRQRFKTMSEKCKEVWKENGSSSVFLGQLIDKLLAVI